A genomic stretch from Candidatus Eisenbacteria bacterium includes:
- a CDS encoding alpha-amylase family glycosyl hydrolase: MTASLLPLGMLGAIESAGTVTFGLWLPWVSAQHGNRVIVKVIHEQDQLLQAIAPREFPMSHADRSPYGDFWSVSVPIAGAPPSPGSAWGTPGRYVYRYQIENPTVGRLDWIVDPFAREFGAGKLSAFTLGYQPYAWSAGEAAWRTPALRDLVVYELNVAELAGDLDRTSRMMAYLADLGVNAVEIMPLSNVGSSVDWGYLPIGYFGVDERFGKRSDFQQLVDVAHQHGIAVVVDAVYGHAGTDFGYYDAYARLRYDENPFMGPFAKDYFSSVGKSTDFRRALTRDYFFSVNHHWLEVYHVDGFRYDCVPNYWDGPVGVGYASLVYDTYQLVRTRLAQGAPYWSRFDGGPGSAIRLVQCAEQLEGPEEVLATTYSNATWQNRTFDAAKAVARGDRGRLADLGLSLGLYGYPDQTTTNGDVVPKAALQYLENHDHERFVCNFGLTNPDDAGNTLFLEGDRTRWYMLQPYLIALAMSKGVPMLWQGEELGENYFLPDFGAGRVSLLRPLRWDYFYDEPGRHLVTLVRALLRIRRQRAHVRDGDYFFFSDWDRYLARGLLVFARFKGARYTLVATNTSGDDVRVPFWFPVGGTYVEELHGGALDLHGVGAWQETTLAVPSHYGRIWTTV, encoded by the coding sequence ATGACGGCCAGCTTGTTACCGCTCGGGATGCTCGGCGCGATCGAGTCCGCAGGCACCGTGACGTTCGGCCTGTGGCTCCCGTGGGTGTCGGCGCAACACGGCAACAGGGTCATCGTCAAGGTGATCCACGAGCAGGACCAGCTCCTGCAGGCCATCGCACCGCGCGAGTTCCCGATGTCGCACGCGGACCGGTCACCGTACGGCGACTTCTGGTCGGTGAGCGTGCCGATCGCGGGCGCACCGCCGTCGCCTGGGTCGGCGTGGGGCACGCCGGGTCGCTACGTGTACCGCTACCAGATCGAGAACCCGACCGTCGGCCGTCTCGACTGGATCGTCGACCCGTTCGCGCGCGAGTTCGGTGCCGGCAAGCTGTCCGCGTTCACGCTCGGCTATCAACCATACGCGTGGAGCGCGGGCGAGGCCGCGTGGCGGACGCCCGCGTTGCGCGACCTCGTCGTGTACGAGCTCAACGTCGCCGAGCTCGCCGGCGACCTCGACCGGACGAGCCGGATGATGGCCTACCTCGCAGACCTCGGGGTGAACGCGGTCGAGATCATGCCGCTCTCGAACGTCGGCAGCTCGGTCGACTGGGGCTATCTACCGATCGGCTACTTCGGCGTGGACGAGCGGTTCGGAAAGCGCTCGGACTTCCAGCAGCTCGTCGACGTCGCCCACCAGCACGGCATCGCCGTCGTCGTCGACGCCGTCTACGGGCACGCCGGCACGGACTTCGGCTACTATGACGCCTACGCCCGGCTCCGCTACGACGAGAACCCGTTCATGGGGCCGTTCGCGAAGGACTACTTCTCGAGCGTCGGCAAGAGCACCGACTTCCGGCGCGCGCTCACGCGTGACTACTTCTTCAGCGTGAACCACCACTGGCTCGAGGTCTACCACGTCGACGGCTTCCGGTACGACTGCGTGCCGAACTACTGGGACGGTCCCGTCGGCGTCGGATACGCGAGCCTCGTCTACGACACCTACCAACTCGTTCGCACGCGCCTCGCCCAGGGTGCGCCGTACTGGAGCCGCTTCGACGGCGGTCCGGGCTCGGCGATCCGTCTCGTGCAGTGCGCGGAGCAGCTCGAAGGGCCCGAGGAGGTGCTCGCCACGACGTACTCGAACGCCACCTGGCAGAACCGGACGTTCGACGCGGCGAAGGCGGTCGCACGCGGGGACCGGGGACGCCTCGCCGACCTCGGGCTCTCGCTCGGGCTCTACGGCTATCCCGACCAGACGACGACGAACGGCGACGTCGTGCCGAAGGCCGCGCTGCAGTACCTCGAGAATCACGACCACGAGCGGTTCGTCTGCAACTTCGGCCTGACGAACCCGGACGACGCGGGCAACACGCTCTTCCTCGAGGGCGATCGCACGCGCTGGTACATGCTCCAGCCGTATCTGATCGCGCTCGCGATGAGCAAAGGCGTGCCGATGCTGTGGCAGGGGGAGGAGCTCGGCGAGAACTACTTCCTTCCCGACTTCGGCGCGGGGCGCGTGTCGCTGCTCCGGCCGCTGCGGTGGGACTACTTCTACGACGAGCCCGGCCGCCACCTGGTGACGCTCGTCCGGGCGCTGCTGCGCATCCGCCGGCAACGGGCGCACGTCCGCGACGGCGACTACTTCTTCTTCAGCGACTGGGATCGCTACCTCGCGCGGGGCCTGCTCGTGTTCGCGCGCTTCAAAGGCGCGCGCTACACGCTCGTCGCGACGAACACGAGCGGCGACGACGTCAGGGTGCCGTTCTGGTTCCCGGTCGGCGGCACCTACGTCGAGGAACTCCACGGGGGCGCGCTCGACCTCCACGGGGTCGGCGCGTGGCAAGAGACGACGCTCGCCGTTCCATCCCACTACGGCCGAATCTGGACGACGGTCTAG